In Elaeis guineensis isolate ETL-2024a chromosome 1, EG11, whole genome shotgun sequence, a genomic segment contains:
- the LOC105060764 gene encoding vacuolar protein sorting-associated protein 32 homolog 2: MFNRLFGKPKEQANALTTLEKLHETLEMLEKKEKVLEKKVAAEVEKAKEFTRAKNKRAAIQCLKRKRLYEQQMEQLGNFQLRIHDQMIMLEGAKATTETVDALRTGAAAMKAMQKATNIDDVDKTMDEINEQTENMKQIQEALSAPIGAAADFDEDELEAELEELEGAELEEQLLQPTTIAPAAPAQYVPAGRRPTRPAPQKNTAEEDELAALQAEMAM, from the exons ATGTTTAATAGGCTCTTCGGAAAGCCCAAGGAGCAGGCCAATGCTCTGACCACTCTCGAGAAGTTGCATGAG ACACTTGAAATGctcgagaaaaaagagaaagttcTCGAGAAAAAAGTTGCTGCAGAAGTTGAAAAGGCCAAGGAATTCACAAGAGCAAAGAACAAAAGAG CTGCAATACAGTGTCTGAAGAGGAAAAGGCTCTATGAGCAACAAATGGAGCAACTTGGAAATTTCCAATTGAGGATTCATGATCAG ATGATAATGCTAGAAGGTGCAAAAGCTACAACTGAAACTGTTGATGCGTTGAGAACTGGGGCAGCAGCAATGAAGGCTATGCAGAAAGCAAC TAACATTGATGATGTAGACAAGACTATGGATGAAATCAACGAGCAGACAGAGAACATGAAGCAGATCCAAGAAGCACTTTCCGCTCCTATTGGAGCAGCAGCTGATTTTGATGAA GATGAACTGGAAGCAGAACTTGAGGAGTTGGAGGGAGCTGAGTTGGAGGAACAACTTCTTCAACCTACTACAATTGCTCCTGCTGCACCAGCACAGTATGTTCCAGCAGGAAGACGGCCAACTCGCCCTGCTCCACAGAAAAATACAGCTGAAGAGGATGAACTTGCAGCACTACAAGCTGAAATGGCTATGTAG